A genomic region of Arachis stenosperma cultivar V10309 chromosome 9, arast.V10309.gnm1.PFL2, whole genome shotgun sequence contains the following coding sequences:
- the LOC130950285 gene encoding B3 domain-containing transcription factor VRN1-like, with amino-acid sequence MSSSSKWRGKATIPIHFSAIIFKKTDLQTLKISSKFTRRYGGGLSNPMFLKPPDDTKWEVNWTRKNDEEVWFQKGWNKFTENYSLDHGHLIVFTYHGNSQLDVHIFDKSASEILYPGLKLNTTPTTACDDEKNIKLDLMHNDDDDDSIEILKPCKHKRSMLVLVPQPCNKRMKDEKKKVAERRSSCSSLNWPKQERAQEVAMNFVSHNPFFTMFITHVHLAHYKAAVPNIEEYIIDEEEKNVDLKIGEKSWEVKLRRCSKSSNYRYFGGGWSLFAQESELLPGDVCVFELINMHPLQFRVHVFKKRQT; translated from the exons ATGTCGTCTTCTTCTAAGTGGCGTGGCAAGGCTACAATCCCTATCCATTTCTCAGCCATTATCTTCAAGAAAACTGATCTTCAGACTCTG AAAATATCAAGTAAATTTACAAGGAGATATGGAGGTGGTTTGTCGAATCCAATGTTTTTGAAGCCTCCAGATGACACCAAATGGGAAGTGAATTGGACCAGAAAAAATGATGAGGAGGTTTGGTTCCAAAAGGGTTGGAACAAATTCACTGAAAACTACTCCTTAGATCATGGCCACTTGATTGTTTTCACCTATCATGGAAATTCACAACTTGATGTTCACATCTTTGACAAATCTGCCTCTGAAATACTCTATCCGGGGTTAAAGTTAAACACTACTCCTACTACTGCTTGTGATGATGAAAAGAACATCAAACTTGATCTCATGcacaatgatgatgatgatgactcaATTGAGATTTTGAAGCCTTGTAAACACAAACGCAGCATGCTAGTGTTGGTTCCTCAACCTTGTAATAAAAGAATGAAag ATGAGAAGAAGAAGGTTGCTGAAAGAAGATCAAGTTGTTCATCATTGAATTGGCCAAAGCAAGAAAGAGCACAGGAAGTAGCTATGAACTTCGTGTCTCATAATCCTTTCTTCACAATGTTCATAACCCATGTCCATCTAGCACACTACAAAGCG gCTGTGCCAAATATTGAAGAGTACATTATtgatgaggaggagaagaatGTGGATCTGAAAATTGGGGAGAAATCGTGGGAAGTGAAACTGAGGCGTTGTAGCAAGTCGTCAAATTATCGGTACTTTGGTGGTGGCTGGTCCTTGTTTGCACAGGAGAGTGAATTGCTTCCTGGAGATGTTTGTGTCTTTGAACTCATCAACATGCACCCTTTGCAGTTTAGGGTTCATGTTTTCAAAAAGCGGCAGACTTAG
- the LOC130950286 gene encoding B3 domain-containing protein REM19-like, with the protein MPEENTQQFCTETWKWFGQSSVLKASRWNKVEGTTSSQFDVIIIDDSALEIDYSSYGNDDDDVSVQIVNEIHPYKKNKETMRGEKNVTTSLSLNWPREPRAREEAIKFVSNNPFFTVLLKAPHITQYLLCIPVLEGYVDNGVKNVKLEYGDRSWPVRMLSCNKTYSHRFFSAGWNLFAQENELKPGDVCVFELVNMQDLVFKVHVFAAHHA; encoded by the exons ATGCCAGAAG AAAATACCCAACAATTTTGCACTGAAACATGGAAGTGGTTTGGCCAATCCAGTGTTCTTAAAGCCTCCAGATGGAACAAGGTGGAAG GAACTACTTCTTCCCAATTTGATGTCATTATCATTGATGACAGTGCTTTAGAAATAGACTATTCTTCGTAtggaaatgatgatgatgatgtttcAGTTCAGATTGTGAACGAAATCCATCCATacaagaagaacaaagaaaCCATGAGAG GTGAGAAGAATGTGACTACTTCTTTGTCATTGAATTGGCCAAGGGAACCAAGAGCACGAGAAGAAGCTATCAAATTCGTATCTAACAACCCTTTTTTCACGGTGCTCCTAAAGGCTCCTCATATCACACAATACCTACTG TGCATACCAGTTTTGGAAGGTTATGTGGATAATGGAGTGAAGAATGTGAAGCTTGAGTATGGGGATAGATCGTGGCCTGTGAGGATGCTTAGTTGTAACAAAACCTATTCACATCGCTTCTTTTCTGCTGGATGGAACTTGTTTGCACAAGAGAATGAGTTGAAGCCTGGAGATGTTTGTGTCTTTGAACTTGTTAATATGCAAGATTTGGTCTTTAAGGTTCATGTTTTTGCTGCCCATCATGCTTAA
- the LOC130951983 gene encoding uncharacterized protein LOC130951983 produces MEAFKVAGNFFFQLWKVFAKDVVSATLDLTLLFAAQASELELKQQLNNNEASYALQQHRCSQHNIHLEKASVLFNLGALCTHIALSCDLTTIQGHRLAMDALIDASNWFYLLRFESKKASGTIDLSESYAIAIANRILGFTLNFPPHPQSICASAYVPSTFGLLAENLVQSSTPQYLEYLKSKMKTCHIETGPSDVTEQFLLGYCKSHALLQEVRGVSTTMLGPSL; encoded by the exons ATGGAAGCCTTCAAAGTTGCCGGCAATTTCTTCTTCCAACTCTGGAAGGTTTTTGCCAAGGACGTGGTCTCCGCCACCCTCGATTTGACTCTCCTCTTCGCCGCTCAGGCTTCCGAGCTCGAATTAAAGCAACAACTCAACAACAACGAAGCCAGTTACGCTCTCCAACAACACCGCTGTTCTCAGCATAACATCCATTTGGAGAAGGCCTCTGTTCTCTTCAACCTGGGAGCCCTCTGCACCCACATTGCTCTCTCCTGCGATCTCACCACCATCCAAGGCCATCGCCTTGCCATGGACGCCTTAATTGATGCTTCAAATTGGTTCTATCTGCTGAGGTTTGAGTCTAAGAAGGCATCTGGCACGATTGACTTGTCAGAATCATACGCCATTGCGATAGCAAATCGGATTCTCGGCTTCACATTGAACTTTCCTCCTCATCCCCAATCTATATGT GCTTCAGCTTATGTTCCGTCGACATTTGGGCTTTTAGCTGAGAATCTTGTTCAATCCTCGACACCTCAATATCTTGAGTATCTTAAGTCGAAGATGAAAACCTGCCATATTGAAACGGGTCCGAGTGATGTAACTGAACAATTTCTTTTAGGGTATTGTAAGTCTCACGCCCTGCTTCAAGAGGTCAGAGGTGTGTCAACCACTATGCTTGGACCTTCTCTCTGA